In the genome of Alphaproteobacteria bacterium, one region contains:
- the miaB gene encoding tRNA (N6-isopentenyl adenosine(37)-C2)-methylthiotransferase MiaB: MTLPDKKVFIKTYGCQMNVYDSNKMIDILAPLGYTPTERPEVADMVVINTCHIREKASEKTFSELGRLSLFKKRKQAIGQDMVIAVTGCVAQAEGEEIQRRAPFVDIVVGPQTYHRLGAMVKDVLSTKKKNLDIEFPVESKFDFLPEKSLIQGVSAFLSVQEGCDKFCSFCVVPYTRGVEYSRSVSDILAEAQRLVDHGAREIVLLGQNVNAYHGEALSSNKINENLNNIGTQTECNLAGLLKYLDKIENIKRLRYTTSHPLDMTQDLINVHQSIEKLMPFLHLPVQSGSNAVLQRMNRQYSVDDYYKIINELRKVRSDLALSSDFIVGFPGETDRDFKQTIELIQNIEFAQAYSFKYSIRPGTPGSLMDDQVEEHVKTERLEELQALLKQQQKNYNQKFVHQKLPVLFEKQGKYKNQYVGKTPYMQSVHVESKENLIGHLKEIWIAESHSNSFKGQLMGDM, from the coding sequence ATGACTTTACCTGATAAAAAAGTGTTTATCAAAACCTATGGATGTCAAATGAATGTCTATGATTCTAATAAAATGATTGATATTTTGGCCCCACTTGGTTATACGCCAACAGAAAGACCAGAAGTCGCTGATATGGTTGTAATTAATACCTGTCATATACGTGAAAAAGCATCAGAAAAAACTTTTTCTGAACTTGGACGTTTATCTCTTTTTAAAAAAAGAAAACAAGCCATAGGCCAAGATATGGTGATTGCGGTAACAGGATGTGTGGCACAAGCTGAAGGTGAAGAAATTCAAAGACGTGCACCTTTTGTGGATATTGTTGTTGGCCCACAAACATATCATCGATTAGGGGCTATGGTTAAAGATGTATTATCAACCAAGAAGAAAAATTTGGATATAGAGTTTCCTGTTGAATCAAAATTTGATTTTTTACCTGAAAAATCGTTAATTCAAGGGGTTTCTGCTTTTTTATCTGTTCAAGAAGGATGCGATAAATTTTGTAGTTTTTGTGTGGTTCCTTATACTAGAGGAGTGGAATATTCAAGATCTGTTTCAGATATTTTGGCAGAGGCGCAACGTTTAGTTGATCATGGAGCGCGTGAAATTGTTTTATTAGGCCAAAATGTTAATGCGTATCATGGCGAAGCTTTAAGTTCAAATAAAATTAATGAAAATTTAAATAATATAGGGACACAAACGGAATGTAATTTGGCAGGTCTTTTAAAATATCTTGATAAAATAGAAAACATAAAAAGATTGAGATATACAACATCCCATCCTTTGGATATGACACAAGATCTTATAAATGTACATCAATCTATTGAAAAATTGATGCCTTTTTTACATTTGCCAGTTCAATCTGGGTCTAATGCCGTTTTACAAAGAATGAATAGACAATATAGTGTTGATGATTATTATAAAATTATTAATGAATTGAGAAAGGTTAGATCAGATTTAGCTTTATCGTCGGATTTTATTGTAGGATTTCCAGGGGAAACAGATAGGGACTTTAAACAGACTATAGAATTAATTCAAAATATAGAATTTGCCCAGGCTTACTCTTTTAAATATAGTATTAGGCCTGGAACACCAGGATCATTAATGGATGATCAAGTAGAAGAACATGTCAAAACAGAAAGACTTGAAGAATTACAAGCTCTTCTTAAACAACAACAAAAAAATTATAATCAGAAATTTGTTCATCAAAAGTTACCTGTCCTTTTTGAAAAACAAGGTAAATACAAAAACCAATATGTAGGAAAAACACCTTATATGCAATCAGTACATGTAGAAAGCAAAGAAAATCTTATTGGTCATCTTAAAGAAATATGGATTGCTGAAAGTCATAGTAATAGTTTTAAAGGGCAGTTAATGGGTGATATGTAA
- the ybeY gene encoding rRNA maturation RNase YbeY, whose translation MPNFSIQIIQFEKKWAKSIPNLITTTRHIAAMTLEKIYGHKKTGMIGIVFVNDKKIHQLNYQFRGINKPTNVLAFEAMQDGMDLVMEKKELGEVILAYETTMREARAQNKSFEHHFSHLLVHGILHICGYDHMNDKDAKIMEKLEIKILKQMNIPNPY comes from the coding sequence ATGCCAAATTTTTCAATTCAGATTATCCAGTTTGAAAAAAAATGGGCTAAATCTATCCCAAATCTTATAACTACAACTAGACATATTGCAGCAATGACATTAGAAAAAATTTATGGACATAAAAAAACAGGGATGATTGGGATTGTCTTTGTCAATGATAAAAAAATACATCAACTTAATTATCAATTTCGTGGTATTAATAAACCTACGAATGTGCTAGCATTTGAAGCTATGCAAGATGGTATGGATCTTGTAATGGAAAAAAAAGAATTGGGTGAGGTTATCTTAGCGTATGAAACAACGATGAGAGAAGCGCGTGCACAAAACAAATCTTTTGAGCATCATTTTTCTCATTTACTTGTTCATGGTATTTTGCATATATGTGGGTACGATCATATGAACGATAAAGATGCAAAAATTATGGAAAAATTGGAAATAAAAATATTAAAGCAAATGAATATTCCTAATCCTTATTGA
- a CDS encoding PhoH family protein: MARSSRPLYITFDDNRHLPLLFGQHDENLLFIEKKLDISLTVRGNRLAISGSPEQAHVAYNVLMILYQRIKLGFEINDSEIDAAINLSGKNKDQSSRGDSTNDSNKNKSHLKEEENFLNDNTIVKTQKKSIIPRTHNQKNYLKTLYEKDLVFAIGPAGTGKTYLAVAIAVMMLSKGNVDRIILSRPAVEAGERLGFLPGDLREKVDPYLRPLYDALYDMLPAEQVIRRINAGDIEIAPLAFMRGRTLTNSFIILDEAQNTTPVQMKMFLTRLGERSRMVVTGDLTQIDLPKDIPSGLRHAMSILEHIPDIGIVRFDEQDVVRHPLVSKMVLAYKEKDQKL; this comes from the coding sequence ATGGCTAGATCTTCTCGTCCTTTATATATTACTTTTGATGATAATCGCCACTTACCTTTGCTTTTTGGGCAACATGATGAAAATTTGCTTTTTATAGAGAAAAAGCTGGATATATCTTTAACGGTTCGGGGTAATCGTTTAGCAATTAGTGGTTCTCCGGAACAAGCGCATGTTGCTTATAATGTTCTTATGATTTTATATCAACGTATAAAATTAGGATTTGAAATTAACGATAGTGAAATTGATGCGGCAATCAATTTATCAGGGAAAAATAAAGATCAATCTTCTAGAGGTGATTCAACGAATGACTCTAATAAAAATAAGAGTCATTTGAAAGAAGAAGAAAATTTTTTAAATGATAATACTATTGTTAAAACACAAAAAAAATCTATTATTCCAAGAACGCATAATCAAAAAAATTATTTAAAAACCTTATATGAAAAAGATTTAGTTTTTGCTATAGGGCCAGCAGGTACAGGTAAAACATATTTAGCTGTAGCTATTGCTGTAATGATGTTAAGCAAAGGTAATGTTGATCGTATTATTCTCTCAAGGCCTGCTGTAGAAGCAGGAGAAAGATTAGGGTTTTTACCAGGCGATCTGCGCGAAAAAGTTGACCCTTATTTGCGTCCTTTATATGATGCGCTTTATGATATGTTACCAGCCGAACAAGTTATCCGAAGAATTAATGCAGGTGATATAGAAATTGCACCGCTTGCTTTTATGCGGGGGCGAACACTTACCAATTCTTTTATTATTTTGGATGAAGCTCAAAACACCACGCCTGTGCAAATGAAGATGTTCTTAACAAGATTAGGGGAGCGATCCAGAATGGTTGTAACAGGAGATCTTACCCAAATTGATTTACCTAAAGATATTCCTTCTGGTCTTCGCCATGCCATGAGTATTTTGGAGCATATTCCTGATATTGGCATTGTACGTTTTGATGAACAAGATGTTGTCCGTCATCCGCTTGTCAGCAAAATGGTATTGGCGTATAAAGAAAAAGATCAAAAATTATAA